In Thiothrix unzii, the sequence GTGGTGACTTCGTATTGGGCGATGCTACCCTGAACCGTTTCTTTGCATTGCACTTCTTCCTGCCTTCTTTGGTGTTGCCTGCGCTGGTATTTGTCCACATCGTGGCATTGCACGCGGTTGGTTCTAACAACCCGGATGGCGTTGAAATCAAGCAAGGGCCTAAAGGCAATCGTTGGAGTGAAACAGCTCCGTCGGATGGTATCCCTTTCCACCCTTACTACTCTGTGAAAGACATTTTGGGTGTTGTGGTGTTCTTGATGGGCTTCTTTGCCATCCTGTTCTTTGCACCAGAGGGCGGTGGCTACTTTATGGAAGCACCTAACTTTGAACCTGCAAATGCACTGAAAACACCTTTGCACATTGCCCCGGTTTGGTACTTCACACCGTTCTACACTGTATTACGTGCGATTCCAGACCCATTCTTTGGTACTTTGGCGATGTTCGGCGCGATTGCGGTGCTGTTTGTACTGCCGTGGATTGACCGTAACCCGGTTAAATCTTGGCGTTACCGTAACAGCGCACACAAAATCAACCTGATTTTGTTTGCCGTAGTGTTCTTGGTGCTGGGTTGGATGGGTGTTGAAGCGGTTACACCGGTATTCAAGGAATTGGGTACTCGTATGACACAGATTTACTTCATCTTCTTCGTGGTTCTCTGGATTCACAGCAACCCGTCAAAAGCGAAGTATGTAATGTGGTTCGGTATTTTGTTGGCAGCAATCGTGGGTTATGACGTGGTATTCCGTTATACACCGGGCGATGCTGAAGCCACTACTCAAATGCTGATTCAGTTCATTTGGCCTGTAGCGTATTTGGCGTTGACTTTGCTGTTGCCTGCTTTTAAATCAAGCTGCAACGAAGAAAAAGCTGTTCCTGATCGCGTAACTGGTTGAGGTGTGACAACATGAAAAAGTTTATTGCAAGTGTAATGTTCGCACTGTCGGCTTCTCTGCTGGTTTCTGGAGCTGCTGTTGCTAGTGGTGATAGCGTGCATCTGGAATCAGCCAATGTGGACATCCACAATACGCCTAGCCTGCAACGTGGTGCGAAGTATTTCGTGAACTATTGTATGGGCTGCCATGCGTTGAGCTACAGCCGTTACAACCGTATCGCCACTGATTTGGGCTTGACTGAAGATCAGGTGATTAAAAACCTGATTTTTACCCGCAATGCGGATGGTGAGCCGGAAAATGCAGGCGCATTGATGAAGAATGCTATTTCACAGAAGGATTCTGCGGAATGGTTCGGTGCGCCGCCGCCGGATTTGTCATTGGTTGGGCGTTCACGGGGTTCCGACTGGATTTACAGCTACATGAAGGCATTCTATGCTGATCCTAGCCGTCCGATGGGCGTGAACAATACCGTGTTCCCGAACGTTGGTATGCCTCACGTACTGTGGGAGTTGCAAGGTCTGCAAGAAAAGCATTGCACTAAGGAAGGCGAAGGCGACCATGCGGTTGAGCATTGCGAGTTGAAACTGGTTAAGCCGGGTTCAATGAGTGCGCCTGAGTATGATCAAGTAGTACGCGATCTTACCAATTTCCTGACTTATGTAGGTGAGCCCGCGAAACTGCACCGTATCGGCTACGGCGTGTTTGTGCTGCTGTTCTTAGGTTTGTTTGCAGTATTTGCTTACTTCCTGAAGAAAGAATACTGGAAGGATGTTCATTAATCCTTTTCCGGTATAACACCTCGAAGCCACTCTAGTATAAAATAGAGTGGCTTTTTTGTTTCCAGTATAGGGAGTTCCGCGTCTATGGCTTCGCTTTCCAGTCGAAGATCTGTTATGACATTATTTTCCGCCGCTGATTGTGCAGACAGTCACCGTGTGCGTATTGTTTTAGCAGAAAAGGATATTACGGTTGATATTCTGAACATTAATCCAGACAACAAACCGGATGATTTGTCTGAGCTGAACCCTTATAACACCACGCCAACACTGCTTGACCGTGATTTGGTGCTGTACGATGCCCGCATTATCATGGAATATTTGGATGAGCGGTTTCCGCATCCACCCTTGATGCCTGTTGATCCGGTGACTCGTGCGCATTCCCGCTTGGCGTTGTTCCGTATTGAAAAAGATTGGTTTTCTTTGGTGAGCGACATTGAAGGTGGCGATGAAGCCAGTGCGACACAAGCGCGTAAAATTTTGCGTGAAAGTGTCCTGTCTGCCGCTGAAGTGTTCGCAGTAAAACCGTATTTCTTAAGCGATGATTTTTCCTTAGTGGATTGCACCATCGCCCCGATTTTGTGGCGTTTGCCGAAGTACGGTATTGATGTACCGGAAAAACAGGGCA encodes:
- a CDS encoding cytochrome b, which codes for MAERPKHNYTGFLGWVEDRFPMMETWQAHLAGYYAPKNFNFWYFFGSLAMLVLVIQIVSGLFLAFHYKPDTALAFASVEYIMRDVPGGWFIRYMHSTGASAFFIVVYLHMFRALMYGSYKGKRELIWLIGMAIYLALMATAFMGYLLPWGQMSYWGAQVIINLFNTIPVIGEGLSTWIRGDFVLGDATLNRFFALHFFLPSLVLPALVFVHIVALHAVGSNNPDGVEIKQGPKGNRWSETAPSDGIPFHPYYSVKDILGVVVFLMGFFAILFFAPEGGGYFMEAPNFEPANALKTPLHIAPVWYFTPFYTVLRAIPDPFFGTLAMFGAIAVLFVLPWIDRNPVKSWRYRNSAHKINLILFAVVFLVLGWMGVEAVTPVFKELGTRMTQIYFIFFVVLWIHSNPSKAKYVMWFGILLAAIVGYDVVFRYTPGDAEATTQMLIQFIWPVAYLALTLLLPAFKSSCNEEKAVPDRVTG
- a CDS encoding cytochrome c1, translating into MKKFIASVMFALSASLLVSGAAVASGDSVHLESANVDIHNTPSLQRGAKYFVNYCMGCHALSYSRYNRIATDLGLTEDQVIKNLIFTRNADGEPENAGALMKNAISQKDSAEWFGAPPPDLSLVGRSRGSDWIYSYMKAFYADPSRPMGVNNTVFPNVGMPHVLWELQGLQEKHCTKEGEGDHAVEHCELKLVKPGSMSAPEYDQVVRDLTNFLTYVGEPAKLHRIGYGVFVLLFLGLFAVFAYFLKKEYWKDVH
- a CDS encoding glutathione S-transferase N-terminal domain-containing protein, which translates into the protein MASLSSRRSVMTLFSAADCADSHRVRIVLAEKDITVDILNINPDNKPDDLSELNPYNTTPTLLDRDLVLYDARIIMEYLDERFPHPPLMPVDPVTRAHSRLALFRIEKDWFSLVSDIEGGDEASATQARKILRESVLSAAEVFAVKPYFLSDDFSLVDCTIAPILWRLPKYGIDVPEKQGKPILKYMERVFSRDAFQQSLSKVEKSIRP